The Plasmodium falciparum 3D7 genome assembly, chromosome: 5 DNA window tatatatatatatatatatatatatatatatatatatatatatataatatattatattatgaagaaaaaataatttaattagaacaaaattttttttgctatataaaaaaaaatatatatatatatatatttatatatattataatagatgatgttttaaatatgcaattttcttattattatatatatctaaatttttcatgtaatatttaaattaaaaaaatttaataaaatatatatattatttataaataaattatttattaccatatatatatatatatacatatttttttatatatatatatttaaaatttttcttataatttttaataatcttGCCGTGACCAGGGATCGAACCAGGGACCTTCAGATCTTCAGTCTGACGCTCTCCCAACTGAGCTATCACGGCTTGGTagttttttcttataatctaattattaataaaaaataatagcaCTAAAAAATGTAcaccatatatattatatatatatatatatatatataaataatatattatataattgtgttattatatttatataatataaatatttattacttatttaaaaaaaaattaatatcttggtgcattttttaatattattatcaattttatgaaaaaaataaaataaaataaaatggaataattatttattattacattcttaaaaggaaaaataaggaaatttaaaagaataacaaatattaatatatatatatatatgagcatatgtttatttttgtacATTTTTCAATTGAATGagcttaatatatttatatgttctaCAAAAGAGTAAACATTTCATGAATGATTGatggataaaaatataaaagtggTTTTtagtttttaatttttaatttttaatttttcatttttaattcttttttttatttataacaaataaaaagcgatcttttcatttaatagtggaaatatgtacataattttggtcttttaaaaaagtacaaaaaaaaaaaaaaaaaatatataatattttatatataatatgataaaccTATGAATTataagtaaaataaataaatataaataaatatatagatatatattatacatatcatatatatgtatgtatgttatgtatgtatgaccgttgttatatattaaataaatattttatatataaaatctatctatctatatatatatgtattattaattcaataattaatatattttcgaggttctttttaaaataatttttctcaTTGTTAAATATTATTCCGTATCCTGACATTCTACTATCCTTATAATAGAATACAAATagtcattttattatttatttataattattttttttttttttcttcttataatatatatatatatatatatatatatatatatatatttatttatatacatatatatttatatatatgtctttTCCtagttaaaataaaaaattccaTATCTTTTTCATGACACAGAAAATGTCTTCAAATATgttcttaaatatatatccccTGAgttgattaaaaaaaattatatcgtTTACACATAATGGTTAAAGggttaatcatatatatatatatttatttatgtatatgtcTACACAATGttcagtttttttttttttgttttctatTACAAATATTCCGTAGGGTGATAAGGCATAGATCTAAACACGATCATTtgagaaattatataaaggCCTATATAAGACACTGAAGTGAATTGTAAACCtgataattatattcaaaaaaaataaataaaaaaataaaataaataaaaaataaaaaataaaaatagaagaaCAAGTTCTCACatgattaaaatatatatgtaaatatatatatatacatatatatatatatatatatttttatatttttttattgtccCCTTACTGAATGAGTTCATATTTTCATTGTCCTTCATATAAGGGTTATCTAAACACTCATACAGCGAAAATAGAGCTAgccaaaataaaaaaaaaaaaaaaaaaaaaaaaaaaaaaaaaaaaatacatatacatataatatacatatgtaaaaTTTTCAAACACATTTTAATGTATAtgaaagaaatgaaaaactCCTTGTACCTATTAAAAAGACTAAAAGTTCAACTATAAGGAAAAGATAACACTAGTTAAAAAGATAAATGaaggtaaaaataaatatatatttttttttttttttttataaaaattaaaagagttggtcctcatttttataaatatttcataacATACAAGAAAAATATCAAGGACTGATATGGTCACTACTCCTGTGGATAAGGACACATCGATTAAATCCTTAAACGAGAAAGgatacattttaattttagaTAGTATATATGTTCCGTTTTGTCTTATCAATATGATAAAGGATAGTAGGGATAGTATGAGTGATGTTATTTCAAATGATTGCAATAACTctaatataatgataaaattataacaaaaatataaaaatatattaatatatatatatatatgtgtatgcaTTCCTATGAAACATAAACACACatccatttatatatatactattaaaAATCATCCtcattacttttatttattatattgttttcCACATATAATGTTGACACTATGATAGCTAAGAAAGAGAAAGACACCAAAAAAGTAAACCTAAGAATAACCTTGAAaagataatttaattttattaaggGCGACGATTTATCATACTGTAAAGAGTTGATAAGGGAATCTTTTGCATTTTTAAacaaatacattttttttctcacaaaaaataattaacaaaaaggaaaaaaaaaaaaaaaaaaaaaaaaaaaaaaaatatatatatatatatatatatatatatattaatactatttaaatatgtaatagttataaaattaataattatatttttaatactttttataacttttttcaagtttatttttatataaaataataaattaaaatatatgacaGTATTAATTAAGGACTATACaaacatacatatgtatattatatatattaagtaaagtaaaaaaaaaataaaacaataatataataaaatattaatataataaaataataatataataaaataataatataataaaataataatataataaaataataatataataaaatatttttgtatatacacATCTACAAATggtatataaaagaatatttttctgagttaattaaattatataaataaataaataaataaataaacatattttatatatatattaggaaaaactaaaaaaactggaaataaaatttatttcaattttttttttttttttttttttaaaaacaaaacaatatGGTAAAATAAGCcataaaacataataaaaagaagaaaatgtaatatttGTCCAgtgttataaatttttaattattcaaaaaatttaatgaCAATTTGaaactttattattattttttttttttttatttatcaaaattaaataaatatataaataaataaataaatataaatatatatatatatatatatatatatatagtatgaatattatttattcatattttttgtttaatgtTAATACTGTTCCATCGTGTTTACTTATTAAAGCCACATTCGTCATGTTAACAAAAATACCATGATCAACAACTCCTGTAgtctgaaaaaaaaaaaaaaaaataataaatgaaaatatatgatgGTATAACAATCTATTAAAAATGTATGTTATATAACAatctattaaaaatatatatacatattaatcattattattatataataacatatacttaaattcatatattcattcaaaataaaatatttgttcATGTTTCCTTGTTACCATTTTAATTCTTGTACATGTTTCTAATAAATCTTGTATAGGCtcagtaaaaaaaaaatctacaatataatttttattgtcAGTAATAAATATCTCCCCGTTTctctttcttattttatatgtacatcCTTTgagtgtatatatttttaacaaatTCTCTATGATTTTTTCATATCCAAATGTAAGGATTTCTATAGGAACAGCCCCTGTCATGCCCAATCCATTTGTGCATAATTTGGACTCATCACCAATCTGGTAagttcacaaaaaaaaaaaaataaataaataaaatatatacgtatatatatatatatatatgtatgtatgtatgtatgtatgtatgtactTGGTTTATATCTTACTATTATGAAAAGGGACGAACTAGAAGCGACAAGCTTCTCACGAACTAAGGCTCCCCCCCTtccttttattaaatttaaatttaaatctATTTCATCAGTTCCATCTATGGTAATATCAATATTTGAATGTTTTTCTAATGTCGTCAAGGGTATACCCAGTTTTCTCGcctataagaaaaaataaaatggatacacataaataaatacatacacataaataaataaatatatatataattatatatatatatatatataattatttattacctTCAATTCTGTGTCGATACTTGTGGGTATACATACAAcatcttttaattttccactttttaataaattatcaaTACGTTCAAGCACATAGAAAACCGTAGAACCTGTTCCCAGGCCTATAGTCATATTCGATTGTACATATTCGTCTACTGCTT harbors:
- a CDS encoding ribose-5-phosphate isomerase, putative; protein product: MDSLKKIVAYKAVDEYVQSNMTIGLGTGSTVFYVLERIDNLLKSGKLKDVVCIPTSIDTELKARKLGIPLTTLEKHSNIDITIDGTDEIDLNLNLIKGRGGALVREKLVASSSSLFIIIGDESKLCTNGLGMTGAVPIEILTFGYEKIIENLLKIYTLKGCTYKIRKRNGEIFITDNKNYIVDFFFTEPIQDLLETCTRIKMTTGVVDHGIFVNMTNVALISKHDGTVLTLNKKYE